The following proteins come from a genomic window of Salvia hispanica cultivar TCC Black 2014 chromosome 4, UniMelb_Shisp_WGS_1.0, whole genome shotgun sequence:
- the LOC125185642 gene encoding bifunctional monothiol glutaredoxin-S16, chloroplastic isoform X3: protein MGALNLSSPTHFPYSLQRLSILSNSIYAPSLSFNSLPSPTALFLSASFKHISPAKHRRRGLIVSALQKLSDTDSVTVSSDSDGNFPTNSGVYAIYDSGGDLQFVGITRNLAASVLAHKKSLPELCSTVKVAVVEDPDKTALTEAWKAWLQEHIAATGKVPPGNEPGNSTWVKRAPRKKSDLRLTPGRHVQLTVPLEDLIDRLVKENKVVAFIKGSRSAPLCGFSQRVVAILENQGVDYETVDVLDEEYNFGLRETLKNYSNWPTFPQIFVNGELVGGCDILTSMYEKGELAGMFK, encoded by the exons ATGGGTGCTTTAAACTTGTCATCTCCAACACACTTCCCTTACTCTCTTCAGAGACTCTCCATTTTATCCAATTCCATATATGCCCCTTCCCTTTCTTTCAATTCCCTTCCCAGCCCCACCGCTCTCTTCCTCTCCGCATCCTTCAAGCACATATCGCCGGCGAAGCACCGCCGCCGCGGCCTTATCGTCTCCGCGCTGCAGAAGTTGTCGGATACTGACTCGGTCACGGTTTCCTCCGATTCTGATGGAAACTTCCCGACCAATTCCGGTGTTTACGCCATTTACGACAGTGGCGGCGACCTTCAATTCGTCGGGATAACGCGGAATCTCGCCGCCAGCGTTCTCGCTCACAAGAAGTCCTTGCCGGAGCTTTGTTCCACCGTTAAG GTTGCAGTGGTAGAGGACCCTGATAAAACTGCTCTAACCGAAGCATGGAAAGCATGGTTGCAAGAACACATAGCAGCTACTGGGAAGGTTCCACCAGGAAATGAACCCGGGAATTCAACGTGGGTGAAAAGGGCTCCGAGAAAGAAGTCTGATCTGAGGTTAACACCAGGCCGCCACGTTCAGCTGACAGTGCCTCTGGAGGATCTCATTGACAGGCTAGTGAAAGAGAACAAAGTGGTTGCATTCATCAAGGGTTCAAGAAGCGCCCCATTGTGTGGGTTCTCACAGAGGGTCGTGGCGATTCTTGAAAACCAAGGGGTAGATTACGAGACCGTTGATGTGCTTGATGAAGAGTATAACTTCGGTTTGAGGGAGACGTTGAAGAATTACAGTAACTGGCCTACATTCCCTCAGATTTTTGTTAATGGCGAATTGGTTGGGGGCTGTGATATACTGACCTCCATGTATGAGAAAGGTGAGCTTGCTGGTATGTTCAAGTag
- the LOC125222490 gene encoding acyl-coenzyme A oxidase 4, peroxisomal, with translation MKVPAARAQEDMNKEAKSAYFDLPALDVSVAFPQATPATVFPPSVSDYYQFDDLLTAEEQALRKRVRECMEKEVAPIMAKYWEKAEFPFEVVPKLGALRVAGGSIKGYGCPNLSITANAIATAELARVDASCSTFILVHSSLAMLTIGLCGSEAQKQKYLPSLAELKTIACWALTEPDYGSDASALRTTARKVEGGWILDGQKRWIGNSTFADILVIFARNTATNQINGFIVKKDAPGLQATKIENKIGLRIVQNGDILLEKVFVPDEDRLSGVNSFQDTSKVLAVSRVMVAWQPIGISMGVYDICHRYLKERKQFGSPLAAFQINQQKLVRMLSNIQAMFLVGWRLCKLYESGKMTPGQASMGKSWISLKARETVSLGRELLGGNGILTDFLVAKAFCDLEPIYTYEGTYDINTLVTGREITGIASFRPAALSNRSRL, from the exons ATGAAAGTTCCAGCTGCCAGAGCTCAAG AAGATATGAACAAAGAGGCGAAGAGCGCGTATTTTGATTTGCCAGCGTTGGATGTTTCCGTCGCATTTCCTCAAGCAACTCCAGCTACGGTCTTTCCTCCCAGCG TTTCGGATTATTATCAGTTTGATGATCTATTGACTGCCGAGGAACAAGCTCTGAGGAAGAGAGTGCGAGAGTGCATGGAGAAAGAAGTTGCTCCGATAATGGCAAAG TATTGGGAGAAGGCAGAATTTCCATTTGAAGTGGTTCCGAAGCTTGGTGCGCTGCGTGTAGCTGGTGGCAGTATCAAG GGCTATGGTTGTCCCAACCTCTCCATAACTGCGAATGCCATTGCTACAGCAGAACTGGCAAGAGTTGATGCCAGCTGTTCGACATTCATTTTGGTGCATTCCTCCTTGGCAATGCTGACAATTG GACTTTGTGGATCGGAAGCACAGAAGCAGAAATATCTACCTTCCCTTGCAGAACTGAAGACAATAGCGTGCTGG GCGCTAACTGAACCTGATTATGGTAGTGATGCAAGTGCTCTGAGAACAACTGCAAGAAAG GTCGAGGGTGGTTGGATACTTGATGGCCAAAAGCGGTGGATAGGGAATAGTACTTTTGCAGATATTTTAGTTATCTTTGCTAGAAACACTGCTACGAATCAGATTAATGG ATTCATCGTGAAGAAGGATGCTCCGGGTTTACAAGcgaccaaaatagaaaacaaaattggCCTAAGAATTGTGCAAAACGGTGATATTTTACTGGAAAAAGTTTTTGTACCTGATGAAGACAGGCTTTCCGGAGTTAATTCATTTCAAGATACAAGCAAG GTGCTTGCTGTTTCTCGTGTCATGGTTGCTTGGCAGCCAATTGGCATATCGATGGGTGTGTATGACATTTGTCACAG GTACCTGAAGGAGAGGAAGCAATTTGGTTCTCCATTGGCAGCTTTCCAGATCAACCAACAGAAATTAGTTCGCATGTTAAGTAATATTCAAGCAATGTTTCTCGTTGGTTGGCGGCTGTGCAAGCTGTACGAGAGTGGTAAAATGACTCCTGGTCAAGCTAGCATGGGCAAG TCATGGATTTCCTTGAAGGCAAGAGAAACTGTTTCTCTTGGGCGGGAATTACTTGGTGGCAATGGGATTTTAACCGATTTTCTTGTTGCAAAG GCGTTCTGTGATTTGGAGCccatatatacatatgaagGCACTTACGACATCAACACCCTTGTAACGGGCAGAGAGATCACAGGAATCGCCAGTTTCAGGCCAGCAGCATTGAGCAACCGGAGTCGTCTGTGA
- the LOC125185642 gene encoding bifunctional monothiol glutaredoxin-S16, chloroplastic isoform X4, which yields MGALNLSSPTHFPYSLQRLSILSNSIYAPSLSFNSLPSPTALFLSASFKHISPAKHRRRGLIVSALQKLSDTDSVTVSSDSDGNFPTNSGVYAIYDSGGDLQFVGITRNLAASVLAHKKSLPELCSTVKVAVVEDPDKTALTEAWKAWLQEHIAATGKVPPGNEPGNSTWVKRAPRKKSDLRLTPGRHVQLTVPLEDLIDRLVKENKVVAFIKGSRSAPLCGFSQRVVAILENQGVDYETVDVLDEEYNFGLRETLKNYSNWPTFPQIFVNGELVGGCDILTSMYEKGCLDCIH from the exons ATGGGTGCTTTAAACTTGTCATCTCCAACACACTTCCCTTACTCTCTTCAGAGACTCTCCATTTTATCCAATTCCATATATGCCCCTTCCCTTTCTTTCAATTCCCTTCCCAGCCCCACCGCTCTCTTCCTCTCCGCATCCTTCAAGCACATATCGCCGGCGAAGCACCGCCGCCGCGGCCTTATCGTCTCCGCGCTGCAGAAGTTGTCGGATACTGACTCGGTCACGGTTTCCTCCGATTCTGATGGAAACTTCCCGACCAATTCCGGTGTTTACGCCATTTACGACAGTGGCGGCGACCTTCAATTCGTCGGGATAACGCGGAATCTCGCCGCCAGCGTTCTCGCTCACAAGAAGTCCTTGCCGGAGCTTTGTTCCACCGTTAAG GTTGCAGTGGTAGAGGACCCTGATAAAACTGCTCTAACCGAAGCATGGAAAGCATGGTTGCAAGAACACATAGCAGCTACTGGGAAGGTTCCACCAGGAAATGAACCCGGGAATTCAACGTGGGTGAAAAGGGCTCCGAGAAAGAAGTCTGATCTGAGGTTAACACCAGGCCGCCACGTTCAGCTGACAGTGCCTCTGGAGGATCTCATTGACAGGCTAGTGAAAGAGAACAAAGTGGTTGCATTCATCAAGGGTTCAAGAAGCGCCCCATTGTGTGGGTTCTCACAGAGGGTCGTGGCGATTCTTGAAAACCAAGGGGTAGATTACGAGACCGTTGATGTGCTTGATGAAGAGTATAACTTCGGTTTGAGGGAGACGTTGAAGAATTACAGTAACTGGCCTACATTCCCTCAGATTTTTGTTAATGGCGAATTGGTTGGGGGCTGTGATATACTGACCTCCATGTATGAGAAAG GTTGCCTCGATTGTATACACTGA
- the LOC125185642 gene encoding bifunctional monothiol glutaredoxin-S16, chloroplastic isoform X2, whose translation MGALNLSSPTHFPYSLQRLSILSNSIYAPSLSFNSLPSPTALFLSASFKHISPAKHRRRGLIVSALQKLSDTDSVTVSSDSDGNFPTNSGVYAIYDSGGDLQFVGITRNLAASVLAHKKSLPELCSTVKVAVVEDPDKTALTEAWKAWLQEHIAATGKVPPGNEPGNSTWVKRAPRKKSDLRLTPGRHVQLTVPLEDLIDRLVKENKVVAFIKGSRSAPLCGFSQRVVAILENQGVDYETVDVLDEEYNFGLRETLKNYSNWPTFPQIFVNGELVGGCDILTSMYEKGGERGKASCIKSSQIMD comes from the exons ATGGGTGCTTTAAACTTGTCATCTCCAACACACTTCCCTTACTCTCTTCAGAGACTCTCCATTTTATCCAATTCCATATATGCCCCTTCCCTTTCTTTCAATTCCCTTCCCAGCCCCACCGCTCTCTTCCTCTCCGCATCCTTCAAGCACATATCGCCGGCGAAGCACCGCCGCCGCGGCCTTATCGTCTCCGCGCTGCAGAAGTTGTCGGATACTGACTCGGTCACGGTTTCCTCCGATTCTGATGGAAACTTCCCGACCAATTCCGGTGTTTACGCCATTTACGACAGTGGCGGCGACCTTCAATTCGTCGGGATAACGCGGAATCTCGCCGCCAGCGTTCTCGCTCACAAGAAGTCCTTGCCGGAGCTTTGTTCCACCGTTAAG GTTGCAGTGGTAGAGGACCCTGATAAAACTGCTCTAACCGAAGCATGGAAAGCATGGTTGCAAGAACACATAGCAGCTACTGGGAAGGTTCCACCAGGAAATGAACCCGGGAATTCAACGTGGGTGAAAAGGGCTCCGAGAAAGAAGTCTGATCTGAGGTTAACACCAGGCCGCCACGTTCAGCTGACAGTGCCTCTGGAGGATCTCATTGACAGGCTAGTGAAAGAGAACAAAGTGGTTGCATTCATCAAGGGTTCAAGAAGCGCCCCATTGTGTGGGTTCTCACAGAGGGTCGTGGCGATTCTTGAAAACCAAGGGGTAGATTACGAGACCGTTGATGTGCTTGATGAAGAGTATAACTTCGGTTTGAGGGAGACGTTGAAGAATTACAGTAACTGGCCTACATTCCCTCAGATTTTTGTTAATGGCGAATTGGTTGGGGGCTGTGATATACTGACCTCCATGTATGAGAAAG GAGGAGAAAGAGGCAAAGCTAGTTGTATTAAGTCAAGTCAGATTATGGATTGA
- the LOC125222489 gene encoding phosphoinositide phosphatase SAC8 isoform X1 — translation MEAEIESNSYGSFKLWSELELEEFADKLVFKSVESPDQGFCINRFDGNIDKLDNGDGPSGSPNVSSPKVSTVYGVAGTIRLLAGTYVMVITSRKEVGNYLGFPVFLVTSMKFISCNEASRNLTSQEKRDEDYFMTLLKTIESTPGLYYSYGTDITLNSLQRRCKLAKGWESKPIWKQGDPRFVWNRNLLEELIENKLDEFIIPLLQGSFQTGELKLKDSPAIIKIVSRRCTRRLGTRMWRRGANLEGDAANFIETEQLLEFKDHISSFLQVRGSIPLLWEQIVDLSYKPHLQLINHEDTSMVAERHFNDLLKCYGGCIVVDLTDKHGDEGMLSAAYEEEMQKHPNVRYVSFDFHQSCGHGNFDNIQLLYDEISEDFEKQGYFLLDSEGKILAEQEGVVRSNCIDCLDRTNVTQSYLAQKSLNSQLQRMGAISSTESISMFSEDFEVFKTLWVEHGDEISLEYSGTHALKRDLVRYGKQTLSGIIKDGISALSRYYLNNFQDGVRQDAIDLICGHYTVSRIRPSPLQPKGIDTLSYLPVASALVIGGLTVTSITLNQAGRNAQQYLSSVVCAGLTAGLMAVVKANGRQICSRPRLCGLF, via the exons ATGGAGGCGGAAATCGAATCCAATTCATATGGTAGTTTCAAGCTGTGGAGCGAATTGGAATTAGAGGAGTTCGCCGATAAATTAGTGTTTAAATCTGTGGAATCGCCGGATCAAGGCTTCTGTATAAACCGATTCGATGGAAATATCGACAAGCTTGACAACG gTGATGGTCCTTCTGGAAGTCCTAACGTCTCAAGTCCTAAAGTCTCGACTGTATATGGCGTCGCTGGAACAATTAGGTTACTTGCAG GTACATATGTGATGGTTATAACTTCTAGGAAGGAAGTTGGAAATTATCTTGGTTTTCCTGTTTTCCTGGTTACATCAATGAAGTTTATATCCTGCAATGAAGCTTCAAGAAACTTAACTAGTCAAGAA AAAAGGGATGAAGATTACTTTATGACTCTATTGAAGACAATTGAATCAACTCCTGGCTTGTATTATTCTTATGGAACTGATATAACACTGAA CAGCTTGCAGAGGAGATGCAAGTTGGCAAAAGGATGGGAGAGTAAGCCGATTTGGAAGCAG GGTGACCCACGATTTGTTTGGAACCGGAATTTATTAGAGGAGCTTATTGAGAATAAG CTTGATGAATTCATCATCCCTTTATTACAAGGAA GCTTTCAGACTGGAGAACTGAAGTTAAAAGATTCTCCTGctattattaaaatagtttCACGGAGGTGTACGAGGCGCTTAG GAACAAGAATGTGGAGACGAGGAGCCAATTTAGAAGGGGATGCTGCTAATTTTATAGAAACCGAGCAGCTGCTGGAATTTAAAGATCATATATCTTCTTTTCTGCAG GTTAGGGGCTCAATTCCACTTCTATGGGAGCAAATTGTTGATTTGAGCTACAAACCGCATCTTCAACTAATTAATCATGAAGATACA TCTATGGTTGCCGAACGGCATTTTAATGATCTATTGAAGTGTTATGGAGGGTGTATTGTGGTTGACTTGACAGATAAG CATGGAGATGAGGGTATGTTAAGTGCAGCTTATGAAGAAGAAATGCAAAAACATCCAAATGTGAG GTATGTCTCATTTGACTTCCACCAATCATGTGGCCATGGAAACTTTGATAATATCCAACTTCTGTACGACGAAATTTCTGAAGACTTTGAGAAGCAAGG ATACTTCCTTTTAGATTCTGAAGGAAAGATTCTAGCAGAACAGGAGGGAGTGGTTAGATCGAACTGCATTGATTGCCTTGATAGGACAAATGTAACACAG AGCTACCTTGCACAAAAATCTTTGAATTCTCAGCTACAGAGAATGGGAGCCATTTCTTCAACTGAAAGCATTTCAATGTTCAGTGAagattttgaagtttttaagACCT TATGGGTAGAGCACGGGGATGAGATAAGCCTAGAGTACTCTGGAACTCATGCTTTAAAGCGGGACCTTGTAAG GTATGGAAAACAGACATTGTCTGGTATTATTAAAGATGGGATAAGTGCCCTGTCAAGATAttacttaaataattttcaagaTGGGGTTCGGCAG GATGCTATCGATCTCATCTGTGGTCACTATACTGTGAGCAGAATTAGACCCTCTCCACTCCAGCCTAAAGGAATCGATACCCTCTCA TACCTTCCAGTTGCATCTGCTTTAGTAATTGGGGGCTTGACTGTGACGTCAATCACATTAAATCAAG CAGGTCGAAATGCACAGCAGTATCTATCTTCTGTGGTCTGCGCTGGGCTAACTGCTGGATTGATGGCTGTTGTTAAGGCCAATGGGAGGCAAATATGTTCGAGGCCTCGCTTGTGTGGTCTGTTTTAG
- the LOC125185642 gene encoding bifunctional monothiol glutaredoxin-S16, chloroplastic isoform X1 produces MGALNLSSPTHFPYSLQRLSILSNSIYAPSLSFNSLPSPTALFLSASFKHISPAKHRRRGLIVSALQKLSDTDSVTVSSDSDGNFPTNSGVYAIYDSGGDLQFVGITRNLAASVLAHKKSLPELCSTVKVAVVEDPDKTALTEAWKAWLQEHIAATGKVPPGNEPGNSTWVKRAPRKKSDLRLTPGRHVQLTVPLEDLIDRLVKENKVVAFIKGSRSAPLCGFSQRVVAILENQGVDYETVDVLDEEYNFGLRETLKNYSNWPTFPQIFVNGELVGGCDILTSMYEKEFILDPGGERGKASCIKSSQIMD; encoded by the exons ATGGGTGCTTTAAACTTGTCATCTCCAACACACTTCCCTTACTCTCTTCAGAGACTCTCCATTTTATCCAATTCCATATATGCCCCTTCCCTTTCTTTCAATTCCCTTCCCAGCCCCACCGCTCTCTTCCTCTCCGCATCCTTCAAGCACATATCGCCGGCGAAGCACCGCCGCCGCGGCCTTATCGTCTCCGCGCTGCAGAAGTTGTCGGATACTGACTCGGTCACGGTTTCCTCCGATTCTGATGGAAACTTCCCGACCAATTCCGGTGTTTACGCCATTTACGACAGTGGCGGCGACCTTCAATTCGTCGGGATAACGCGGAATCTCGCCGCCAGCGTTCTCGCTCACAAGAAGTCCTTGCCGGAGCTTTGTTCCACCGTTAAG GTTGCAGTGGTAGAGGACCCTGATAAAACTGCTCTAACCGAAGCATGGAAAGCATGGTTGCAAGAACACATAGCAGCTACTGGGAAGGTTCCACCAGGAAATGAACCCGGGAATTCAACGTGGGTGAAAAGGGCTCCGAGAAAGAAGTCTGATCTGAGGTTAACACCAGGCCGCCACGTTCAGCTGACAGTGCCTCTGGAGGATCTCATTGACAGGCTAGTGAAAGAGAACAAAGTGGTTGCATTCATCAAGGGTTCAAGAAGCGCCCCATTGTGTGGGTTCTCACAGAGGGTCGTGGCGATTCTTGAAAACCAAGGGGTAGATTACGAGACCGTTGATGTGCTTGATGAAGAGTATAACTTCGGTTTGAGGGAGACGTTGAAGAATTACAGTAACTGGCCTACATTCCCTCAGATTTTTGTTAATGGCGAATTGGTTGGGGGCTGTGATATACTGACCTCCATGTATGAGAAAG AGTTTATTTTGGATCCAGGAGGAGAAAGAGGCAAAGCTAGTTGTATTAAGTCAAGTCAGATTATGGATTGA
- the LOC125222489 gene encoding phosphoinositide phosphatase SAC8 isoform X3, with translation MEAEIESNSYGSFKLWSELELEEFADKLVFKSVESPDQGFCINRFDGNIDKLDNGDGPSGSPNVSSPKVSTVYGVAGTIRLLAGTYVMVITSRKEVGNYLGFPVFLVTSMKFISCNEASRNLTSQEKRDEDYFMTLLKTIESTPGLYYSYGTDITLNSLQRRCKLAKGWESKPIWKQGDPRFVWNRNLLEELIENKLDEFIIPLLQGSFQTGELKLKDSPAIIKIVSRRCTRRLGTRMWRRGANLEGDAANFIETEQLLEFKDHISSFLQVRGSIPLLWEQIVDLSYKPHLQLINHEDTSMVAERHFNDLLKCYGGCIVVDLTDKHGDEGMLSAAYEEEMQKHPNVRYVSFDFHQSCGHGNFDNIQLLYDEISEDFEKQGYFLLDSEGKILAEQEGVVRSNCIDCLDRTNVTQSYLAQKSLNSQLQRMGAISSTESISMFSEDFEVFKTLWVEHGDEISLEYSGTHALKRDLVRYGKQTLSGIIKDGISALSRYYLNNFQDGVRQDAIDLICGHYTVSRIRPSPLQPKGIDTLSYLPVASALVIGGLTVTSITLNQGRNAQQYLSSVVCAGLTAGLMAVVKANGRQICSRPRLCGLF, from the exons ATGGAGGCGGAAATCGAATCCAATTCATATGGTAGTTTCAAGCTGTGGAGCGAATTGGAATTAGAGGAGTTCGCCGATAAATTAGTGTTTAAATCTGTGGAATCGCCGGATCAAGGCTTCTGTATAAACCGATTCGATGGAAATATCGACAAGCTTGACAACG gTGATGGTCCTTCTGGAAGTCCTAACGTCTCAAGTCCTAAAGTCTCGACTGTATATGGCGTCGCTGGAACAATTAGGTTACTTGCAG GTACATATGTGATGGTTATAACTTCTAGGAAGGAAGTTGGAAATTATCTTGGTTTTCCTGTTTTCCTGGTTACATCAATGAAGTTTATATCCTGCAATGAAGCTTCAAGAAACTTAACTAGTCAAGAA AAAAGGGATGAAGATTACTTTATGACTCTATTGAAGACAATTGAATCAACTCCTGGCTTGTATTATTCTTATGGAACTGATATAACACTGAA CAGCTTGCAGAGGAGATGCAAGTTGGCAAAAGGATGGGAGAGTAAGCCGATTTGGAAGCAG GGTGACCCACGATTTGTTTGGAACCGGAATTTATTAGAGGAGCTTATTGAGAATAAG CTTGATGAATTCATCATCCCTTTATTACAAGGAA GCTTTCAGACTGGAGAACTGAAGTTAAAAGATTCTCCTGctattattaaaatagtttCACGGAGGTGTACGAGGCGCTTAG GAACAAGAATGTGGAGACGAGGAGCCAATTTAGAAGGGGATGCTGCTAATTTTATAGAAACCGAGCAGCTGCTGGAATTTAAAGATCATATATCTTCTTTTCTGCAG GTTAGGGGCTCAATTCCACTTCTATGGGAGCAAATTGTTGATTTGAGCTACAAACCGCATCTTCAACTAATTAATCATGAAGATACA TCTATGGTTGCCGAACGGCATTTTAATGATCTATTGAAGTGTTATGGAGGGTGTATTGTGGTTGACTTGACAGATAAG CATGGAGATGAGGGTATGTTAAGTGCAGCTTATGAAGAAGAAATGCAAAAACATCCAAATGTGAG GTATGTCTCATTTGACTTCCACCAATCATGTGGCCATGGAAACTTTGATAATATCCAACTTCTGTACGACGAAATTTCTGAAGACTTTGAGAAGCAAGG ATACTTCCTTTTAGATTCTGAAGGAAAGATTCTAGCAGAACAGGAGGGAGTGGTTAGATCGAACTGCATTGATTGCCTTGATAGGACAAATGTAACACAG AGCTACCTTGCACAAAAATCTTTGAATTCTCAGCTACAGAGAATGGGAGCCATTTCTTCAACTGAAAGCATTTCAATGTTCAGTGAagattttgaagtttttaagACCT TATGGGTAGAGCACGGGGATGAGATAAGCCTAGAGTACTCTGGAACTCATGCTTTAAAGCGGGACCTTGTAAG GTATGGAAAACAGACATTGTCTGGTATTATTAAAGATGGGATAAGTGCCCTGTCAAGATAttacttaaataattttcaagaTGGGGTTCGGCAG GATGCTATCGATCTCATCTGTGGTCACTATACTGTGAGCAGAATTAGACCCTCTCCACTCCAGCCTAAAGGAATCGATACCCTCTCA TACCTTCCAGTTGCATCTGCTTTAGTAATTGGGGGCTTGACTGTGACGTCAATCACATTAAATCAAG GTCGAAATGCACAGCAGTATCTATCTTCTGTGGTCTGCGCTGGGCTAACTGCTGGATTGATGGCTGTTGTTAAGGCCAATGGGAGGCAAATATGTTCGAGGCCTCGCTTGTGTGGTCTGTTTTAG
- the LOC125222489 gene encoding phosphoinositide phosphatase SAC8 isoform X2 gives MEAEIESNSYGSFKLWSELELEEFADKLVFKSVESPDQGFCINRFDGNIDKLDNGDGPSGSPNVSSPKVSTVYGVAGTIRLLAGTYVMVITSRKEVGNYLGFPVFLVTSMKFISCNEASRNLTSQEKRDEDYFMTLLKTIESTPGLYYSYGTDITLNLQRRCKLAKGWESKPIWKQGDPRFVWNRNLLEELIENKLDEFIIPLLQGSFQTGELKLKDSPAIIKIVSRRCTRRLGTRMWRRGANLEGDAANFIETEQLLEFKDHISSFLQVRGSIPLLWEQIVDLSYKPHLQLINHEDTSMVAERHFNDLLKCYGGCIVVDLTDKHGDEGMLSAAYEEEMQKHPNVRYVSFDFHQSCGHGNFDNIQLLYDEISEDFEKQGYFLLDSEGKILAEQEGVVRSNCIDCLDRTNVTQSYLAQKSLNSQLQRMGAISSTESISMFSEDFEVFKTLWVEHGDEISLEYSGTHALKRDLVRYGKQTLSGIIKDGISALSRYYLNNFQDGVRQDAIDLICGHYTVSRIRPSPLQPKGIDTLSYLPVASALVIGGLTVTSITLNQAGRNAQQYLSSVVCAGLTAGLMAVVKANGRQICSRPRLCGLF, from the exons ATGGAGGCGGAAATCGAATCCAATTCATATGGTAGTTTCAAGCTGTGGAGCGAATTGGAATTAGAGGAGTTCGCCGATAAATTAGTGTTTAAATCTGTGGAATCGCCGGATCAAGGCTTCTGTATAAACCGATTCGATGGAAATATCGACAAGCTTGACAACG gTGATGGTCCTTCTGGAAGTCCTAACGTCTCAAGTCCTAAAGTCTCGACTGTATATGGCGTCGCTGGAACAATTAGGTTACTTGCAG GTACATATGTGATGGTTATAACTTCTAGGAAGGAAGTTGGAAATTATCTTGGTTTTCCTGTTTTCCTGGTTACATCAATGAAGTTTATATCCTGCAATGAAGCTTCAAGAAACTTAACTAGTCAAGAA AAAAGGGATGAAGATTACTTTATGACTCTATTGAAGACAATTGAATCAACTCCTGGCTTGTATTATTCTTATGGAACTGATATAACACTGAA CTTGCAGAGGAGATGCAAGTTGGCAAAAGGATGGGAGAGTAAGCCGATTTGGAAGCAG GGTGACCCACGATTTGTTTGGAACCGGAATTTATTAGAGGAGCTTATTGAGAATAAG CTTGATGAATTCATCATCCCTTTATTACAAGGAA GCTTTCAGACTGGAGAACTGAAGTTAAAAGATTCTCCTGctattattaaaatagtttCACGGAGGTGTACGAGGCGCTTAG GAACAAGAATGTGGAGACGAGGAGCCAATTTAGAAGGGGATGCTGCTAATTTTATAGAAACCGAGCAGCTGCTGGAATTTAAAGATCATATATCTTCTTTTCTGCAG GTTAGGGGCTCAATTCCACTTCTATGGGAGCAAATTGTTGATTTGAGCTACAAACCGCATCTTCAACTAATTAATCATGAAGATACA TCTATGGTTGCCGAACGGCATTTTAATGATCTATTGAAGTGTTATGGAGGGTGTATTGTGGTTGACTTGACAGATAAG CATGGAGATGAGGGTATGTTAAGTGCAGCTTATGAAGAAGAAATGCAAAAACATCCAAATGTGAG GTATGTCTCATTTGACTTCCACCAATCATGTGGCCATGGAAACTTTGATAATATCCAACTTCTGTACGACGAAATTTCTGAAGACTTTGAGAAGCAAGG ATACTTCCTTTTAGATTCTGAAGGAAAGATTCTAGCAGAACAGGAGGGAGTGGTTAGATCGAACTGCATTGATTGCCTTGATAGGACAAATGTAACACAG AGCTACCTTGCACAAAAATCTTTGAATTCTCAGCTACAGAGAATGGGAGCCATTTCTTCAACTGAAAGCATTTCAATGTTCAGTGAagattttgaagtttttaagACCT TATGGGTAGAGCACGGGGATGAGATAAGCCTAGAGTACTCTGGAACTCATGCTTTAAAGCGGGACCTTGTAAG GTATGGAAAACAGACATTGTCTGGTATTATTAAAGATGGGATAAGTGCCCTGTCAAGATAttacttaaataattttcaagaTGGGGTTCGGCAG GATGCTATCGATCTCATCTGTGGTCACTATACTGTGAGCAGAATTAGACCCTCTCCACTCCAGCCTAAAGGAATCGATACCCTCTCA TACCTTCCAGTTGCATCTGCTTTAGTAATTGGGGGCTTGACTGTGACGTCAATCACATTAAATCAAG CAGGTCGAAATGCACAGCAGTATCTATCTTCTGTGGTCTGCGCTGGGCTAACTGCTGGATTGATGGCTGTTGTTAAGGCCAATGGGAGGCAAATATGTTCGAGGCCTCGCTTGTGTGGTCTGTTTTAG